The following are encoded together in the Acanthochromis polyacanthus isolate Apoly-LR-REF ecotype Palm Island chromosome 14, KAUST_Apoly_ChrSc, whole genome shotgun sequence genome:
- the LOC110972566 gene encoding olfactory receptor 11A1-like codes for MDDELNVTHIKLGGFVEMDKYRYLYFITMFAVYILIICSNSTIVFLIWIHKNLHEPMYVFIAALLLNCVLYSTTVYPKLLTDFLSKEQIISYPACLFQFFAFYSLGGSEFLLLSAMAYDRYVSICKPLQYPTIMTKNAVTVFLVLCWIVPASHIAVQTILSAKAKLCDFNLNSIFCNNAMYRLQCIESRTINIFGVFCLLDVTVLPLFFIVFTYARIVVISYRSCKEVRKKAAETCLPHLLVLINFSLLTVYNTIMARVNTDVPKTAHLIMTLQIVLYHPLFNPFIYGLKMKAIFQHLKMLFCKAQNIKTDF; via the coding sequence ATGGATGATGAGTTAAATGTTACTCATATAAAACTTGGTGGGTTTGTGGAAATGGACAAATACAGGTATCTTTATTTTATAACTATGTTTGCAGTATATATTCTGATAATCTGCAGTAATTCTACTATCGTCTTCCTGATCTGGATTCACAAGAACCTCCATGAGCCCatgtatgtttttattgcagcttTGCTACTGAACTGTGTCCTTTACAGCACGACGGTTTACCCAAAGCTTCTGACTGATTTCTTATCTAAAGAACAGATCATTTCATATCCTGCATGCCTCTttcagttttttgctttttactctTTAGGTGGTTCTGAATTCTTGCTCTTATCAGCTATGGCCTATGACAGATATGTGTCTATATGCAAACCTCTGCAGTATCCAACtatcatgacaaaaaatgctgtgactgtGTTCCTGGTTTTGTGCTGGATTGTACCTGCCTCTCACATTGCAGTCCAAACCATACTGAGCGCTAAAGCAAAACTGTGTGActtcaatttaaattcaatattttgTAACAATGCAATGTACAGACTTCAATGTATTGAATCAAGAACAATTAAtatttttggtgtgttttgtttaCTTGATGTCACAGTACTTCCTCTGTTCTTCATAGTCTTTACATATGCAAGAATAGTTGTAATATCCTATCGAAGCTGTaaagaagtcagaaaaaaagctgctgagACCTGTTTGCCTCACCTGCTGGTATTAATCAACTTCTCATTGCTGACTGTATACAACACGATCATGGCTCGAGTGAACACTGATGTTCCAAAAACTGCACATTTGATAATGACGCTACAAATAGTTCTGTATCATCCTCTGTTTAATCCGTTTATTTACGGACtcaaaatgaaagcaatttTTCAAcacctcaaaatgcttttttgtAAAGCCCAAAACATCAAGACTGATTTCTAA
- the LOC127537250 gene encoding olfactory receptor 4N2-like, with amino-acid sequence MDDELNVTHIKLGGFVEMDKYRYLYFITMFAVYILIICSNFTIVFLIWIHKNLHEPMYVFIAALLLNCVLYSTTVYPKLLTDFLSKEQIISYPACLFQLFASYSLGGSEFLLLSAMAYDRYVSICKPLQYPTIMTRNAVTVFLILCWIVPASHIAVQTILSAKAKLCDFNLNSVFCNNAIYRLQCTASRTIHIFGVVCLLDLAILPLLFIVFTYARILVISYRSCKEVRKKAAETCLPHLLVLISFSFLIVYDVSIARLDADFPKTARLIMMLQIVLYHPLFNPFIYGLKMKAIFQHLKMLFCKAQIIKTDF; translated from the coding sequence ATGGATGATGAGTTAAATGTTACTCATATAAAACTTGGTGGGTTTGTGGAAATGGACAAATACAGATATCTTTATTTTATAACTATGTTTGCAGTATATATTCTGATAATCTGCAGTAATTTTACTATTGTCTTCCTGATCTGGATTCACAAGAACCTCCATGAGCCCATGTATGTTTTCATTGCAGCTTTGCTACTGAACTGTGTCCTTTACAGCACGACGGTTTACCCAAAGCTTCTGACTGATTTCTTATCTAAAGAACAGATCATTTCATATCCTGCATGCCTCTTTCAACTTTTTGCATCTTACTCTTTAGGTGGTTCTGAATTCTTGCTCTTATCAGCGATGGCCTATGACAGATATGTGTCTATATGCAAACCTCTGCAGTATCCAACTATCATGACAAGAAATGCTGTGACTGTTTTCCTGATTTTGTGCTGGATTGTACCTGCCTCTCACATTGCAGTCCAAACCATACTGAGCGCTAAAGCAAAACTGTGTGACTTCAatttaaattcagtattttGTAACAATGCAATCTACAGACTTCAATGTACTGCATCAAGAACAATTCATATTTTTGGTGTAGTTTGTTTACTGGATCTCGCAATACTCCCTCTGCTCTTCATAGTTTTTACATATGCAAGAATACTTGTAATATCCTATCGAAGCTGTaaagaagtcagaaaaaaagctgctgagACCTGTTTGCCTCACCTGCTGGTATTAATCAGCTTCTCATTTTTGATTGTATACGATGTGAGCATAGCTCGATTGGACGCTGATTTTCCAAAAACTGCACGTTTGATAATGATGCTACAAATAGTTCTGTATCATCCTCTGTTTAATCCGTTTATATACGGGCtcaaaatgaaagcaatttTTCAACAcctcaaaatgctgttttgcAAAGCCCAAATCATCAAGACTGATTTCTAA
- the LOC127537251 gene encoding olfactory receptor 11A1-like, whose amino-acid sequence MDDELNVTHIKLGGFVEMDKYRYLYFITMFAVYILIICSNSTIVFLIWIHKNLHEPMYVFIAVLLLNCVLYSTTVYPKLLTDFLSKEQIISYPACLFQFFSFYSLGGSEFLLLSAMAYDRYVSICKPLQYPTIMTKNAVTVFLVLCWIVPASHMAVLTILSAKAKLCDFNLNSVFCNNAIYRLQCAASRIIHIFGVVSLLDHVIFPLLFIVFTYARILVISYRSCKEVRKKAAETCLPHLLVLINFSLLTVYNTIIARVDTDVPKTAHLIMTLQIVLYHPLFNPFIYGLKMKAIFQHLKMLFCKAQTIKTDF is encoded by the coding sequence ATGGATGATGAGTTAAATGTTACTCATATAAAACTTGGTGGGTTTGTGGAAATGGACAAATACAGATATCTTTATTTTATAACTATGTTTGCAGTATATATTCTGATAATCTGCAGTAATTCTACTATCGTCTTCCTGATCTGGATTCACAAGAACCTCCATGAGCCCATGTAtgttttcattgcagttttGCTACTGAACTGTGTCCTTTACAGCACGACGGTTTACCCAAAGCTTCTGACTGATTTCTTATCTAAAGAACAGATCATTTCATATCCTGCATGcctctttcagtttttttcattttactcttTAGGTGGTTCTGAATTCTTGCTCTTATCAGCGATGGCCTATGACAGATATGTGTCTATATGCAAGCCTCTGCAGTATCCAACtatcatgacaaaaaatgctgtgactgtTTTCCTGGTTTTGTGTTGGATTGTACCTGCCTCTCACATGGCAGTCCTAACCATACTGAGTGCTAAAGCAAAACTGTGTGACTTCAatttaaattcagtattttGTAACAATGCAATCTACAGACTTCAATGTGCTGCATCAAgaataattcatatttttggtGTGGTGAGTTTACTGGATCACGTAATATTCCCTTTGCTCTTCATAGTTTTTACATATGCAAGAATACTTGTAATATCCTATCGAAGCTGTaaagaagtcagaaaaaaagctgctgagACCTGTTTGCCTCACCTGCTGGTATTAATCAACTTCTCATTGCTGACTGTATACAACACGATCATAGCTCGAGTGGACACTGATGTTCCAAAAACTGCACATTTGATAATGACGCTACAAATAGTTCTGTATCATCCTCTGTTTAATCCGTTTATATACGGACtcaaaatgaaagcaatttTTCAAcacctcaaaatgcttttttgcAAAGCCCAAACCATCAAGACTGATTTCTAA